One genomic window of Candidatus Kuenenia stuttgartiensis includes the following:
- a CDS encoding TldD/PmbA family protein, translated as MDKIEEKILEQALKHTAHVEVIYEEGETRSVSFENNKLKYINTKSVRGVGLRVIKDGRIGFSCTTDFRKPEKLVANALESAEFGQIAMFDFPPQNNYPQVTVFDRDVIDFPIEKCVRIGKEAIERALAVDSSYECSAGIGKGHGKQRLLNSKGLDITIESTSLGIGIEILHIKGQSLLSIGEGESSKRLATDLNKHVDKALNDLKLAKKEVKLKTGDYPVVVTAKAMDIFLSTFEAGCNGKLLQKGASPLTNRLGEKIIDARVSIYDDATIDFADMSYPVDSEGVPARRTPLFEKGVLINYIFDLQTAGIMKTQSTGNGNRGFSSQPSPGYSNIIVETGDMPFDSMVKDIKCGILVDQVLGGGQSNVLAGEFSVNIDLGYLIENGEIIGRVKDCMIAGNVFDLFNNIVAIGDRAEWHGSTKVPPFYFKSVNVAGNAD; from the coding sequence ATGGACAAAATTGAAGAGAAGATTCTGGAACAGGCGCTAAAGCATACTGCACACGTTGAAGTTATTTATGAAGAAGGGGAAACACGTTCGGTAAGCTTCGAAAATAATAAACTAAAATACATTAATACTAAATCCGTCCGGGGTGTAGGCCTTCGGGTAATAAAGGATGGAAGGATTGGGTTTTCCTGCACCACCGATTTCAGAAAGCCTGAAAAACTTGTAGCAAATGCGTTGGAGAGCGCTGAATTCGGACAAATTGCCATGTTTGATTTTCCCCCGCAAAATAATTATCCGCAGGTGACAGTTTTTGACAGGGATGTTATTGACTTTCCCATTGAAAAATGTGTGCGCATAGGCAAAGAGGCTATTGAAAGGGCTTTGGCAGTAGATTCAAGCTATGAGTGCAGTGCAGGAATAGGGAAAGGACACGGAAAACAGCGTCTTCTCAATTCAAAAGGCCTGGACATTACCATTGAATCCACCTCGTTGGGCATTGGCATAGAAATCTTACATATTAAGGGACAAAGCCTGCTTTCAATCGGCGAAGGGGAGAGTTCAAAGAGACTTGCAACAGATCTCAATAAACACGTTGATAAAGCGCTCAACGATTTAAAACTAGCAAAGAAGGAAGTGAAATTAAAAACAGGTGACTACCCTGTTGTTGTTACGGCAAAAGCCATGGACATCTTTCTTTCCACATTTGAAGCAGGATGTAATGGGAAATTATTGCAAAAAGGCGCTTCGCCCCTCACCAACAGGCTGGGAGAGAAGATAATAGACGCGAGAGTAAGTATTTATGATGACGCAACTATCGATTTTGCTGATATGAGCTATCCTGTGGACTCCGAAGGGGTGCCTGCGCGTCGCACGCCATTATTTGAAAAGGGTGTGCTGATAAACTATATTTTCGATCTGCAGACCGCAGGCATTATGAAAACGCAATCAACCGGAAATGGCAACCGGGGGTTTTCTTCCCAACCGTCTCCTGGATACTCCAACATCATCGTTGAAACGGGTGATATGCCGTTTGACTCAATGGTGAAAGATATTAAATGTGGCATTCTGGTTGACCAGGTGCTTGGCGGAGGACAAAGCAATGTGCTGGCAGGTGAATTTTCCGTAAACATAGATCTCGGATACCTTATCGAAAACGGAGAAATTATTGGCAGGGTAAAGGATTGCATGATTGCAGGGAACGTATTTGATTTATTTAACAATATCGTTGCGATTGGTGATAGGGCGGAATGGCATGGGTCTACAAAAGTACCACCATTTTATTTTAAGTCAGTAAATGTGGCGGGAAATGCGGATTAA
- a CDS encoding class I SAM-dependent methyltransferase — MKMNTNTSTKKNHQDFGKNPQSIRRTDNYKAEYVHSFVEKWDELIDWDARASSEGEFFIEELRRRGARKILDVATGTGFHSIRLLKAGFEVVSADGSPEMLAKAFATGREHGFILRTVQADWRWLNRDVHGKFDAVICLGNSFTHLFNEHDRRKALAEFYAVLRHDGILVLDQRNYDIILDEGFKSKHTYYYCGENVRAEPEYVDEGLARFRYEFTDGSNFHLNMFPLRKDYTRRLMFEVGFQTIRTVGDFEETYHQADPDFFIHLAEKRYENEPEKIAL, encoded by the coding sequence ATGAAAATGAATACGAATACAAGTACAAAAAAGAACCACCAGGATTTCGGCAAAAATCCTCAATCTATCCGGCGAACCGATAATTACAAGGCTGAATACGTTCACAGTTTTGTGGAGAAATGGGACGAGTTGATCGACTGGGATGCCCGTGCCTCCAGTGAAGGAGAATTTTTTATCGAAGAACTCCGCCGCCGCGGCGCCCGTAAAATCCTCGACGTTGCGACCGGTACCGGCTTTCATTCTATCCGGCTCCTCAAAGCCGGTTTTGAAGTGGTCAGTGCTGATGGAAGCCCTGAAATGCTTGCCAAAGCCTTTGCTACCGGGCGTGAACACGGCTTTATTCTCCGCACGGTGCAGGCGGACTGGCGCTGGCTTAATCGGGATGTTCACGGCAAATTTGACGCCGTGATTTGCCTGGGAAATTCCTTTACCCATCTATTCAATGAACATGACCGGCGCAAAGCCCTCGCGGAATTTTACGCCGTCCTTCGCCATGATGGCATTCTTGTTCTCGACCAGCGGAATTATGACATTATTCTTGACGAAGGCTTCAAATCCAAACACACTTACTATTACTGCGGAGAAAACGTCAGAGCTGAACCCGAATATGTTGATGAAGGCCTGGCACGGTTTCGCTATGAATTCACCGACGGTTCCAATTTTCACCTGAATATGTTTCCCCTCCGAAAAGATTATACACGCAGACTCATGTTCGAAGTTGGTTTCCAGACAATTCGCACCGTCGGTGATTTCGAGGAAACTTACCATCAGGCAGATCCCGATTTCTTTATTCATCTCGCTGAGAAACGTTACGAAAATGAACCAGAGAAAATTGCCTTATGA